Genomic DNA from Acidimicrobiales bacterium:
GCGCACGGCGACCCACACGCGAGCTCTGGTCGAGGGGGTGGCCGCCCTCGCCGACGAGGTCGACGTCACGAGCACGGCCGCCCTGCGCTCGGCCTCGCCGGTTGCCGCTCGGGCCGCGCTTCGTGCCTGGCTGCGGACCGCCGAAGGCCACCCGCCGTCGACGGCCGAACTCGAGCGGGTATGGGACGTGGTCGAGCATCGTGTCCGTGCTTGTGAGTTGGCCGGTGGGCGTCGAGTGGTGCGATCCCGTGCGAGGCTTGCGCTCGAGGAGCCGGAGGACGTGCGCCGAGACGACGTTCCCGAGTCCGGTGACGGTTCGGTAGCCTGACCCCCGCATGCGCCCACTGGTCCTCGGCATTCTCAACGTCACGCCTGACTCGTTCAGCGATGGCGGGCAGTTCTCGTCGGTCGAGCGCGCCGTCGAACGAGCCCTCGAGATGCTCGGCGAAGGGGCCGACATCATCGACATCGGAGGCGAGTCGACCCGTCCCGGCGCCGACGCCGTGTCGATCGACACCGAGCTCGAGCGGGTCATCCCGGTCATCGAGGCGCTTCGGGCACGGCGGCCGGACGCCCGGATCTCGATCGATACCCGGCGTGTCGAGGTCGCCCGACCAGCGGTGAGTGCCGGTGCCGAGATCATCAACGACGTGTCGGCCTCGCTCCACGACGTGGCGGCCGAGACCGGCGCCGGCTGGATCGCAATGCACATGCAGGGGCAACCGGCCGACATGCAGCACCGCCCCCACTACGCCAATGTCGTGGCCGAGGTGCGTGAGTTCCTGGTGGAGCGGGCCGAGGCCGGGCGTCGAGCCGGCGTTGCGAACATCTGGATCGACCCCGGCTTCGGTTTCGGCAAGAGCGAGGCGCACAACATGGCGCTGCTCGCCGGTCTCGCCAGCCTCGTCGACACGGGTTGGCCGGTGGCCGTCGGCCTGAGCCGCAAGAGCATGTTGGGGGCCATCCTGGCCCGGTCGGATGGCGCCGATGTGCCGGTTCCGGCCGGCGACCGCCTCGAGGGATCGGTTGCCACCGCAACCTATGCCATGCTTCTCGGGGCCAGCATGATCCGTGTGCATGATGTGAAGGCCGCATGGCAGGCCGCAACCGTCGTTGCCGCCGATCCGAAGTGGAAGGGACCTGATGGCGAAGGGTAGGTGGGCTCAGGGCATCGAGCCGCGACATTTTCGTTGGATCATCGCCGACCAACTGGCCGTCTGTGAACGACCGGGTGGCTACGGCACGAACCACCGACGCGTGCGCCGCCAGGAGGAGATCATCTGGATCCGGGAGCACAACTTCTCCTTCGTGATCTCGCTGATCCCGTCGTCGCACAACCTCCACAGCTACGACGAGCTGGGCTTGCCGTGGAAGCATTGGCCGCTCACCCCGAGCGTCGATCCCGAGATCGCGATGTCGCAGATCTTTCCCCAGCTGTCGGCGTTGTTGGCCAACGGGTCGAAACTGCTGCTGCACACCGAAGAGGTCGGCGATCGGCTGGCCGGTCTCATGGCCGGCTACCTCCAATGGTCGAACATGGTGCCGGAGACCTCGAAGGCGATCATCGTGATCGAGCGCATCCTCGAACGTCAGATGGGCCCGGTCGGACGCGAGCTGGCCGCCGCTGCTGTCGAGGCGAAGAAGGTGAAGGGTGAGTGAGCAGCCGCCCGACGTGATCGAGGTCCGCGGGCTCGAGCTCTTGGTGTTCTGTGGGGTCCTCCCCGAGGAGCAGGCACGGCGCCAGCCGTTCGAGTTCGACCTCGACATCGAACTCGACATGCGCGAAGCCGGTACGACCGACGACCTCGACACCACGGTCGACTACGGCGCGCTCAGCAATCAGCTCGCCGACGTCCTCCACGTCGAGCGCTTCATGTTGCTCGAACGGATGGCCACCCGGGTCGCCGAGATCGTCCTGGAACACCCTCGGGTCGACGCCGTCACCGTCGTGGCTCGCAAGCTCCGTCCTCCCGTCCCGCAGCACATCGACACCACCGGTGTGCGCCTCCGCCGCAGTCGCTGATGCGGGCGTTCCTCGGTCTCGGGAGCAATCTCGGTGACCGTCTCGGCTACCTCCGGGCAGCGGTGGCCGACCTCCCCGACCTGGTCGCGGTGTCGCCGCTGTACGAATCGGCGCCCGTTGGGGGGCCGGAACAGGGCGCCTACCTGAACATCGTCGTCCAGCTCGACACCCGACAGCTGCCGCACGAGTTGCTCGAGACCTGCCGTCGACTCGAACGGGCCGCTGGGCGTGAACGGGTGGTCCGGTGGGGTCCCCGCACGCTTGACGTCGACGTGCTGTGGATCGACGGGGTTCGTGTCGGTGGCCCCGAGCTCACCGTGCCGCATCCCCGGATGCACGAACGCAACTTCGTGATGGATCCACTTCTCGATCTGGACCCGTCCTTCGAGCATCCGCACTACGACCGGGCGAAGGCGTATGGCGAGGTCACCCGGGTGGGTCCACTCTGACACCAAGGTGACGGTGCCGCCGGAGCCGATTCGACCCTCGACGCTGTGGTCGAGTCGTTTCGGCGCTAGAACGTCACGATGCCAGAACTCGATCTGCTCGTCGTCGGAAGCGGAGTCGCCGGGCTCTCGGCTGCGGTGCGCGCCGCCAGCGCCCATCGTCTCAGCGTTGGCGTCATCACCAAGAGCCAACTCCACCAGGCCACCACGCGCTGGGCCCAGGGTGGTGTCGCCGCCGTGCTCGGCGCCGACGCCGACTCGACCGATCTCCACCTGGCCGACACGCTCTCCGCCGGCGCCGGCCTCTGCGACCTCGACGCCGTTCGAGTTCTGGTCGACGAAGGCCCGGCCAGGGTCAACGAGCTGATCGCCATGGGTGCGATGTTCGACACCGAGGCCG
This window encodes:
- the folP gene encoding dihydropteroate synthase encodes the protein MRPLVLGILNVTPDSFSDGGQFSSVERAVERALEMLGEGADIIDIGGESTRPGADAVSIDTELERVIPVIEALRARRPDARISIDTRRVEVARPAVSAGAEIINDVSASLHDVAAETGAGWIAMHMQGQPADMQHRPHYANVVAEVREFLVERAEAGRRAGVANIWIDPGFGFGKSEAHNMALLAGLASLVDTGWPVAVGLSRKSMLGAILARSDGADVPVPAGDRLEGSVATATYAMLLGASMIRVHDVKAAWQAATVVAADPKWKGPDGEG
- the folB gene encoding dihydroneopterin aldolase: MSEQPPDVIEVRGLELLVFCGVLPEEQARRQPFEFDLDIELDMREAGTTDDLDTTVDYGALSNQLADVLHVERFMLLERMATRVAEIVLEHPRVDAVTVVARKLRPPVPQHIDTTGVRLRRSR
- the folK gene encoding 2-amino-4-hydroxy-6-hydroxymethyldihydropteridine diphosphokinase, producing the protein MRAFLGLGSNLGDRLGYLRAAVADLPDLVAVSPLYESAPVGGPEQGAYLNIVVQLDTRQLPHELLETCRRLERAAGRERVVRWGPRTLDVDVLWIDGVRVGGPELTVPHPRMHERNFVMDPLLDLDPSFEHPHYDRAKAYGEVTRVGPL